A single genomic interval of Acidovorax sp. 1608163 harbors:
- a CDS encoding alpha-E domain-containing protein → MLSRTADHLFWMSRYTERAENTARMLNVSYDTSLLPQAAEAAQEGWEGLLSISELIPAYTTKHGEVTPERVLEFMVRDGNNPSSIVSCLRAARENARAVRGALTTEVWETINQTWLELHRQLEGNAFERDPGQFFEWVKYRSHLSRGVTLGTMLQDEAFHFLRMGTFLERADNTARLLDVKFHAVQNDFFGRASERNQENDFYHWSAILRSVSAFEVYRKVYRDVITPGRVADLLILRRDMPRSLHASLHEVVENLSVLANDHSSETQRRAGRLLADLQYGRIDEILSQGLHAFLTQFLDKVNELGAGISRDFLVAVSD, encoded by the coding sequence ATGCTGAGCCGCACTGCCGACCATCTGTTCTGGATGTCTCGCTACACAGAGCGGGCAGAGAACACCGCCCGCATGCTCAACGTGAGCTACGACACCTCGCTGTTGCCCCAGGCTGCCGAGGCCGCGCAAGAGGGGTGGGAGGGCTTGCTGTCCATCAGCGAACTGATCCCTGCCTACACCACCAAGCATGGCGAGGTGACGCCCGAGCGTGTGCTGGAGTTCATGGTGCGTGATGGCAACAACCCATCGTCCATCGTGTCGTGCCTGCGCGCAGCGCGCGAAAACGCACGGGCCGTGCGCGGTGCCTTGACCACCGAGGTCTGGGAAACCATCAACCAGACCTGGCTGGAGCTGCACCGCCAGCTGGAAGGCAATGCGTTTGAGCGCGACCCGGGGCAGTTTTTTGAATGGGTCAAATACCGCTCGCACCTCTCACGCGGCGTGACGCTGGGCACCATGCTGCAAGACGAGGCGTTTCACTTTCTGCGCATGGGCACGTTCCTGGAGCGGGCCGACAACACGGCGCGTTTGCTGGATGTGAAATTCCATGCTGTGCAGAACGACTTCTTTGGCCGCGCCAGCGAGCGCAACCAGGAGAACGACTTCTACCACTGGAGCGCTATCTTGCGCAGCGTCTCGGCGTTTGAGGTTTACCGCAAGGTGTACCGCGACGTGATCACGCCCGGGCGGGTGGCGGATTTGCTGATCTTGCGGCGCGACATGCCCCGCTCGTTGCATGCCAGCTTGCACGAAGTGGTGGAGAACCTGAGCGTGCTGGCCAACGACCACTCTTCAGAAACCCAGCGCCGCGCAGGTCGTCTGCTGGCCGATCTGCAATATGGCCGCATCGACGAGATCCTGTCGCAGGGCCTGCATGCCTTCCTGACCCAGTTCCTGGACAAGGTGAACGAGTTGGGCGCGGGCATCAGCCGCGACTTTTTGGTGGCGGTCAGCGACTGA
- a CDS encoding VF530 family DNA-binding protein: MNTPQAPQGPQPHSTDAPNGTSPVAAPSTTPKPTVAAPAPPAKQARNPLHGITLEAIVVALSDHYGWAELGRLVPVRCFQSDPSVSSSLKFLRKTPWAREKVESLYLFMLRQQRRNG, encoded by the coding sequence ATGAACACACCCCAAGCGCCCCAGGGGCCGCAGCCCCACAGCACTGACGCGCCAAACGGCACCAGCCCCGTGGCCGCCCCCTCCACCACCCCCAAGCCCACGGTGGCCGCCCCTGCCCCACCCGCCAAGCAGGCGCGCAATCCCTTGCATGGCATCACGCTGGAGGCCATCGTGGTGGCACTGTCAGACCACTATGGCTGGGCAGAGCTGGGCCGACTGGTGCCGGTGCGCTGCTTTCAAAGCGACCCCAGCGTCAGCTCCAGCCTGAAGTTTTTGCGCAAGACGCCGTGGGCGCGCGAAAAGGTAGAGAGCCTCTACCTTTTCATGCTGCGCCAGCAACGGCGCAACGGGTAA
- a CDS encoding LysR family transcriptional regulator: MDQIQAMRIFTRVVEAGTFTRAADSLSLPKATVTKHVQALEERLRVKLLNRTTRRVTVTADGAAYYERTVRLLADLDDIEASMTNARANPLGRLRVDVGTSVAQLLIIPHLAEFQARYPDIQLDLGVSDRTVDLIGDNVDCVIRGGALSDQSLVARRIGNLEFLTVASPDYLARKGTPAHPLEVEEKHSSLLYFSPQSGRHYPLEFRKGTESIDIHGPYQVSVNEANAYVSAAVQGLGIAQITSFQAQRHLQSGALVQLLPEWTQPLLPVYVVYPPNRHLSAKVRAFVDWAAELFQREPYMQRTESPSA, from the coding sequence ATGGACCAAATTCAGGCCATGCGCATATTCACCCGTGTCGTAGAAGCAGGCACATTCACGCGGGCAGCCGACTCTTTGTCGCTGCCCAAAGCCACCGTCACCAAGCATGTGCAGGCGCTGGAGGAGCGACTGCGCGTGAAGCTGCTCAACCGCACCACGCGCCGCGTGACCGTGACGGCCGACGGCGCCGCTTACTACGAACGTACGGTGCGCCTGCTGGCCGACCTGGACGACATCGAAGCCAGCATGACCAACGCCCGCGCCAACCCGCTGGGGCGGTTGCGGGTGGACGTGGGCACCTCGGTGGCGCAGTTGCTCATCATTCCGCACCTGGCCGAGTTCCAGGCCCGCTACCCCGACATCCAGCTGGACCTGGGCGTGAGCGACCGCACGGTGGACCTGATTGGTGACAACGTGGACTGCGTCATTCGCGGCGGGGCGCTGAGCGACCAGTCGCTGGTGGCGCGGCGCATCGGCAACCTGGAGTTCCTCACCGTAGCGTCGCCCGACTACCTGGCGCGCAAAGGCACGCCCGCGCACCCCCTGGAAGTCGAAGAAAAGCACTCCAGCCTGCTGTATTTCTCGCCCCAGTCTGGGCGGCACTACCCGCTGGAGTTCCGCAAGGGCACCGAGTCCATCGACATCCACGGGCCGTACCAGGTCAGCGTGAACGAGGCCAATGCCTATGTGTCTGCAGCGGTGCAAGGCCTGGGCATCGCGCAGATCACCAGCTTTCAGGCGCAGCGGCACTTGCAAAGCGGTGCGCTGGTACAGCTGCTGCCTGAGTGGACCCAGCCCTTGCTGCCCGTCTATGTGGTGTACCCGCCCAACCGACACCTCAGCGCCAAGGTGCGCGCGTTTGTGGACTGGGCCGCAGAGCTGTTTCAGCGCGAACCTTACATGCAGCGCACCGAATCGCCTTCGGCGTGA